TTTAACCAACTTACGGGTATATTGAAGTCTAAGCCGGAGTATGTTTTTTGACGGATTTTGTCCCAACTCCGGGATACTTTGGTAATACCATTCATATTGATATAACAGCCTGATTTCCAATTGGTTTTTATGAAAATTTTTCCTTGCAACCAAACCTGCACCTGTTCTGAATTTATCCCATACCGGCGAGGTAGCGTACCGAATTTCTGCCTGTGCTCTCAGCCATTTATTGATTTTATAACCGGTGGAAAGGCTGAAGTAAGAGCCTTGAAATGCCTGAGCGTTGTTACCTACCCTAGCCTGATAACTCAAGCTTAAATCGAAACCTTTTCTGAAATCCTTTTCAAGCTCTAACCCCCACCGGGTTTGCAAATCAGAAGGTTGAGCCATACCGGGCAAGGTCAAGAGCCACGCCATCAGAAAGGGTATGAAGTGCCTGAGTTTAATCATCTCCTCCCTGGTTGAGGCCGGCAAGCGGAGCCTCGTTTTTATCGGAATAGTAAAAGGCGTGAATTTTGGCCACATCTTTCAAAAAGTCAATTCGAAAGAACTCGACCCGGTGAATATTCAAACCGGTTCGGTTTCGCAAGTCATCCAGCATTTCCTGACGTTTATCCGGTTGAATGAGATCAATTCGTTCATAAATAATCTCCTTGTAATTTTCGTGGGTCAGGGTCAGTTTTCCGTCCAAAATAAAGGTTGTTATCAAAATAACCGCATTGGCAATCAGCAATTGAATCATAAAGTCGTCCAAAGAAGCCAGGGCATTGATAATTCCCAGGGTTACACTAATAAAGAAGTAACCCATTTCACGAACAGGAACCGTAACAGTTCGGTAACGTAAAATGGAAAAAATGGCAAACAATCCAAAAGCAAAGCCCATTTTCAATTTGGCAGTGCTAAGCAGAAAACAAATTAGGAAATTAATAATGTTGAACAGGAAGAAGGTAAAAAGAAAATCCTTGTTCTTATGGTTATTGTAGTAAATTAACCGAACAACCACAAAAATGACGAATAAGTTGAGCAAAAAACGAATTAAAAACTCGCTCATACTGCTTGCCTGAGAAAGGTTAGTTACATTTTCAAATTGATCTGTTGGTCCCATTAATTGTTGTTGATTTTATGTATACGGTTAATTTTTTGCTTAAAGCTGTTTTTCTTAACACCTTCGGTCATTAAGGCTATAGACAAAGTGTATTTACTTATTTTAAATTCTCTGATATTTCTTTCGCGAAGTGCCGATACAAACGGACTGATTCTGGAGAATTTATCTTGTTTTACTTCGGCGATAACCAGGTTAGGAAATTCTTTCTTTTCGGTGAAGTTATCGAAATACATTTGCATATCAAGGGTTACCCTTTCCATACTTTCCTTTGAAACCAGGGTAATTCGATCGTAATAAATCAGCATTTTGCTACCAAGCTCGGGTTGCAGAACGTTGTGACTTTGCAGGAAATTAAACTGGGTTAGGTCCAGGTTGGTAGTAATTTCGGGCTGTTGAATTCGGTATTTATCGGTTCTGATTCCTTTAGATTTTTTCTTCAATTCAAAGTAAACAGCTCCGGTATCAAGATATCGCCTAAACCTCACCTTAATCCGGTTGGTTTTGCCATTGTGATGATGTTTGTACAAATCGTATCCGGCTGTATCGAAATAAAGCGATTCGTATTGAAATTTTCTTTTCCCCTCTATTTCCAGCACCGAATAGTGTTCCATAACCTCAGTCAATATTTCTTGCAAATCATTTAGGTGGAAAACAAATTTGGAATCAATTCTGTTCATCAGTTTGTGTTGATCCATCTCCCCCAAGCTAATTCCTGAAAAGGCATGCAACGGTAGGTT
This genomic interval from Bacteroidia bacterium contains the following:
- a CDS encoding DUF2490 domain-containing protein — translated: MAWLLTLPGMAQPSDLQTRWGLELEKDFRKGFDLSLSYQARVGNNAQAFQGSYFSLSTGYKINKWLRAQAEIRYATSPVWDKFRTGAGLVARKNFHKNQLEIRLLYQYEWYYQSIPELGQNPSKNILRLRLQYTRKLVKNLKAFVGIEPRWMVKEQLGYVQRVRNSLGLEWGFLKHHSLQVVYFYQPEFNSSYTWNNTLHVINLNYLVSIPKLKKKQKAEPEKDKGKEGKKSKEKGN
- a CDS encoding DUF4956 domain-containing protein, translating into MGPTDQFENVTNLSQASSMSEFLIRFLLNLFVIFVVVRLIYYNNHKNKDFLFTFFLFNIINFLICFLLSTAKLKMGFAFGLFAIFSILRYRTVTVPVREMGYFFISVTLGIINALASLDDFMIQLLIANAVILITTFILDGKLTLTHENYKEIIYERIDLIQPDKRQEMLDDLRNRTGLNIHRVEFFRIDFLKDVAKIHAFYYSDKNEAPLAGLNQGGDD
- a CDS encoding polyphosphate polymerase domain-containing protein; translated protein: MDDLPEMINLPLHAFSGISLGEMDQHKLMNRIDSKFVFHLNDLQEILTEVMEHYSVLEIEGKRKFQYESLYFDTAGYDLYKHHHNGKTNRIKVRFRRYLDTGAVYFELKKKSKGIRTDKYRIQQPEITTNLDLTQFNFLQSHNVLQPELGSKMLIYYDRITLVSKESMERVTLDMQMYFDNFTEKKEFPNLVIAEVKQDKFSRISPFVSALRERNIREFKISKYTLSIALMTEGVKKNSFKQKINRIHKINNN